A genomic region of Gemmata massiliana contains the following coding sequences:
- a CDS encoding SMI1/KNR4 family protein, translating into MDRVESALGVSLPAEYRDLMLQLGYGAGPYYGLWSPGKSLNEFRGWAQEYEAEEGRPVRPTDLFPLAADDLRDVEVRPVDRDWPCDGCIPICHQGCTFWSVLVLTGAFAGRVWDVACFAGFSGEWVPACRPPGWWDPGTPHPGQLPPLPRPPTLVEWFAGWTERCLTNLPETAEPHSARDRCT; encoded by the coding sequence TTGGACCGCGTCGAATCTGCTCTCGGTGTCTCGCTCCCGGCCGAGTATCGAGATCTCATGCTGCAACTCGGGTACGGGGCCGGTCCCTACTACGGGCTGTGGAGCCCCGGTAAGTCGCTGAACGAGTTCAGGGGCTGGGCTCAAGAGTACGAGGCCGAAGAGGGACGGCCGGTGCGCCCGACGGATCTCTTCCCGCTCGCCGCGGACGACCTGCGCGACGTGGAAGTCCGCCCCGTCGACCGTGACTGGCCGTGTGACGGCTGCATACCGATTTGTCACCAGGGCTGCACGTTCTGGTCGGTATTGGTACTAACGGGCGCGTTCGCCGGGCGCGTGTGGGACGTTGCGTGTTTCGCCGGGTTCTCGGGGGAGTGGGTGCCGGCGTGCCGTCCGCCGGGGTGGTGGGATCCCGGCACGCCGCACCCCGGCCAGTTGCCCCCATTGCCCCGCCCGCCGACGTTGGTCGAATGGTTCGCGGGTTGGACCGAGCGGTGTCTTACGAACCTCCCTGAGACGGCCGAACCCCACTCTGCACGGGACCGCTGCACGTAG
- a CDS encoding MerR family transcriptional regulator: MSQQITPEPIDPAALALLADGSMTVRQAAEWSGISRSELFALMHGGHVEWFRRGKNNLIPRRSLNEYLARLYAAHRVAPIRKPSPRRAAGAGTRTVARD; this comes from the coding sequence GTGTCCCAGCAAATCACACCCGAACCGATCGACCCCGCCGCACTCGCATTGCTCGCCGACGGCTCAATGACTGTGCGTCAGGCCGCGGAGTGGAGTGGGATCAGCAGGAGTGAACTGTTCGCGCTGATGCACGGCGGCCACGTCGAGTGGTTCCGTCGCGGTAAGAACAATCTGATTCCCCGCCGCTCCCTCAACGAGTACCTGGCCCGGCTGTACGCGGCTCACAGGGTGGCGCCAATCCGAAAACCGTCGCCGCGACGGGCCGCAGGTGCGGGCACCCGCACCGTCGCCAGGGACTGA
- a CDS encoding helix-turn-helix domain-containing protein — protein MPGRGENDPTGFGRRLREIREEKGLTQKEIADAAAVHVNTIARLEREEQEPAWPVVLKLAKALGVDCTAFSAPAAAEPVPAEPTVAKKPKGKK, from the coding sequence ATGCCCGGTAGAGGCGAGAACGACCCGACTGGCTTCGGAAGGCGCTTGCGGGAAATCCGCGAGGAGAAAGGCCTAACTCAGAAGGAAATCGCCGATGCAGCAGCCGTGCATGTGAACACAATTGCACGACTCGAAAGGGAGGAGCAAGAACCCGCGTGGCCAGTGGTGTTGAAACTCGCGAAGGCGCTCGGTGTGGACTGCACCGCTTTCAGCGCACCGGCCGCGGCTGAACCAGTGCCCGCGGAGCCGACGGTCGCGAAGAAACCGAAGGGGAAGAAGTGA